Within Candidatus Bathyarchaeota archaeon, the genomic segment TCGACAGCTCTCTCTAGGTGGCTCCTCTCGAGGAGCTCCTCCAGAGTCTCGGGTATGGCTTGGGAGTCCATTATCCTTCGTGACTCTCCTCTGAAGTCTTCGGTCGAGTAGGTGTAGGGTGCGAGGTCGAGGAGGTGTATCAGGTACTCCCCGGCGACATCGAAGATCACGATAGCTATATCGGTTGACTCTCCCAGTACCCTCCTTATGAGGTAGGATGCCAGGTTGGACTTTCCACACCCTGTGAAGCCGAAGAAGCCGGTGTGATAGCGGACCAGCTCTCCGATGTCAACGGTGAGGGGTAGGTTGAAGCCCTTGAGAACTCCTACCTCTGCCCCTCCCTCTACGCAGAGGAACTCCCTGACGGTCTCCCTTGATAGGATGTGGGCCTCGCTTCCAACGAGGGGCGTGAGGTTGGAGCGTCTAAATGCTACGCCACCTTCTATGAGGTCCATCCTGTAGTCCGTGGGGACTGCCACCACGTCTATCCAGGTCTCCTCGCTCCCCTCCCAGCTCCTGTCTATGGTCTCCAGGAACTCCCTCCTTATCACCTTGGGTACCGCTATGTCGACCCCCAGCATCTGGAAGTGCATGGGCCTGACATCCACGACCTCATATATTATATAGGTCTCCCCGTCCAATGTCGGCCTTCTCAGGCCTATGAAGCTCGGTTCGTGGAGCCTGTCCAGTACAGCTATGCTGAACCTGGCCTCGACTATGGCCACCCTGCTGGTTAATGTCACCTCACCCTCCCTTGTCCTTGAGGTCCTCGTGGTCACTCTGTGGGCCCTTAGCCTCGCTGAAAACTCCCCTTCCATGTCGTCGAATATCCTGTTCATCTCTCCTCCACCTCCACAGCCCTCCTCTCCCTGGCCCCCTCAGTCTCCCTCCTGATATCTCTGAACCTCCTCGCTATTGTGAATATCTTCTGCCTTCTGGCCAGGGCTCCAAGCTCGAGGTCCGCCACCCCCCTGAGGAGGCCCTTCATCAGTTTAACCTCGGCCTTAACGGCCTTGTCAGCTAGGTAGAGGAGCTGGTTGTGGCCCATAGCCTCCAAAACCTCCGGGTTGTCGCATTTAGAGAGGAGGAGGAGGATGGTGTTGTCCAGGGGGTTCTCCATCTCCCCCTCCCAGTATGGATAGATCCTCGCCGGCTTCCCCCGGTCCAGCACCTCCAGCTCGACGGTGTATCTGTCATCCATCTCTGGGTTATAGAAGCGGTCGTATAGGAAGGTTGGCGACCTGACGGCACTGTCACCTTTGAACTCCCTGAGCTGGAAGTATCCCCTCACGAACTGCCTCTCCATCGAGACCACCTTCCTAGCGGCCTTTAGGGTTCCACCCTCCCTATCCTCTACGAGGGTTGTGAAGCATGCGTCGTAGGTGAGGGTCCTCCAAGGGGCCCTGAAGGCGTCGGGGTTGACGCTGCTCAGGATGGTCAGGAAGGCCCTGTCGTGTTTAAAGCTAGGAAGCCTCTCCCCTCCAGGGATTAGACCCCTGGCCTTGGCGTAGGGCATGGCCGCCCTTATGAAGTCTGATGAGGAGGTGTCCTTCGCTATACCCACGATCGTCACCCCTCTCTTCAGGGCCTCCTCCCTGAGCATCTGGATCAGCATGGCGTTTATAGAGTTGAGATCGACCACTGTCAGCCATGTCTCCCCCTCATCCATCATGAGCGGATGGCCCGAAGATTTGTAGAAGATCCTCTCAACGATCATCCAGGCCACTCCCCTCACCCTGAGCCAGTAGTCCCTAACATGCCGCTGAAGCTCCAGATAGGGGTCCTCACCCCTGAGGCCGTCCTCGACTAGGAGGGCCCTGCCATGCTCCCTGTGCATCCTCTCCAGCCTCACTATCAAGTCCCCTCCAAGCTCCTCCCCTATGCCAAGCTCCTCGAAGAGCTGCCTCGCCCTAAGCCCGTCGGAGCCTAAAAGCCTCTGGATGGCTGCGTAGGGCAGGTAGCGCCTCCTCTTGGGCACCCATCCTCCCCCAGAGCCTAGGACTGAGGCTATTCTGAGATCTAGGAGGGTGAGGGGGCCGTAGGGGGTTTCCACGCCGAAGAGGGGCGACTCCCCACGCCTTAGGAGGAGGCCGAGATCCCTAGATAAGGGACCATATGTTCCAGATAGGGGCCTGTCCAAGAGGAGGAGGCGAACCTTCTCATCCTCCACAGCCCTTAGGGCTGTTGTTAACTCCGCCATGGTCATTAGGGCGAAGGGGATCCTCTCAGCTGCTCTTTCAGGATCCTCATCCGATGAAGCGGGGGCGCCAGCCACGTGAAAGAGATCCTCCGCCCATAGGGGGACTGAGGCGGAGGTTGCTAGATGTCTATCCCTCTCGACGCCCTTGAGGTGGAAGGATATGTCCTCCCCCACGGTGAAGCCGCATTTAAATCCCGAAGCGCACACATAGAAGAGGAGCATCTCTAGGAGTTCGTCATAGTCCATGGAGCCATCTATCCCAACCGCGGTGTATTCCCCAGGCTCGAGATAAGCGAGCTTAGATCTTCCTTCACATCCACATTTTATGAAGGATGTGAGCCCCTCCCTCCCCGCAAGTTCCCTTATCCTCCGAGTCAGGAGGTCTGTCAGGATGGAGGTCTGCCCCCGGAGCCTCTCAGCGATGAATCCCAACTCAGTTCAAAATCATCGGCCGCATTGATAAACATTTTAGATATCCTACATCTATAAGTTAAATCGAAGAATTCTATGATTCTAAGAGTCTAAGTTAAAGATATGAATTAAATGATGGGGAAAAGATGCATAGAATACGATGATCCTCTCTAGGGTTCATGAATCATCTTTTCCTTAGAGCTGGGAGAGCCCTCTCCACACCCCTTGAGAGTATAAGTCCTAGGATTATCGAGACCAGGGACTGGCCGAAGAGATCTCTGAAGTAGGAGATGATGGCCACGGGGTACCCCTTTATGAATATGTTGACGAAGAAGTAGACGGTTGACATAACGAAGCCCGCCGCCGCCAGGATCGCGGCTTGGAGGATTATGCTTCTCTTACGGCCCAAGCCGGCTATGAATCCCTGCAGGCCGTGGGCTAGGACGGTCACAAACCATCGGGGATAACCCACGAAAAGATCGGCCACAACAGGTCCTATTATTCCAACCAAGCCTCCGACCTTGACGCCGAAGAGGAGGGCTGAGATGTAGATGGCGGTGTCACCTATGTGGGTGTAGCCTCCCGTCGGGGAAGGGAGCATGATACCGGTGGTTCCCGTGAGAACGGCGGTCAAAGCTGAGAAGAGGGCCGTGAAGGCGGCCTCCAAGGGGGTTATGAAGGGCCCTCCTTTAACCTCCAACCCCTTAACCCTGAAGCTCATAAGGGAGAAAGAGGCGATTATTACAACCGCTAACACCTCAATAGCCAAACCGATGGGGGAGAACGGATACCCAAAGATGAACGGAAGGGAAAGTACGGATAAGGCTAGGAGGACCCCAAGGGAAGAAATTAGGCCCCCCCTCCTCGTATATCCCCTGAAGGCCTCAGCCCCCGCCCATATCATGGCGGCGGAGCACATGGAGGAGAGGGTGAGATAGAGAGCCACCTTAACCCTATCTGGGTCGGGGAGGCTGATTGAGGAGAGGGGGCTCCCAACCTCCAGGAAGGTCAGGATCGTGCCACCCTGTAGGATAGCCCCAGAGAGCATCAGCAGAGCGGATGCCAACCCTATGTAGGCTAATCCCCTGAAGATCCGCTTTTCAACGGACATCAAATATTATAGTTTAAACTAATATATTAACCTACCGAGCCGGTCCCAGCCCACCAGACCCGAAAGATGTCACATCAGGGGACGCCTACAGAGCGGTTATCAATTTTTAAAAACTCGTATCACAACTCTTAATGATCCTCATGGTACAGTTGGCTGAGATCAGCTGGACGGATGCCGAGGAGCTCTTTAAGCGGAACGATGTGGCCCTGATCCCGGTTGGGAGCACAGAGCAGCATGGGCCCCACAACCCACTGGGGACGGACCACCTAGTGGCTGGAGCCCTGAGCAAGGTCGTGGGCGAGAGAACGGGTGTAGTCGTTCTTCCAACCATACCGGTCGGGGTCTCGGAGCATCACAGGCACTTCCCCGGAACCCTCTGGGTTCCCCCCTCCGCCTTTAGGGAGTATGTTAAGGCCGTAGCCCTCTCGGCGGCAAGCCACGGGGCTAGGAAGATCGTCTTCATAAACGGCCATGGAGGAAACACCGCCTCCCTGATTGAGGTTGCTGGAGAGCTCAGGAGGACGTATAAGGTCTTCTCGGCGGTCATAATGGCCTTTCCGCCTGGAATGACTGGCCACGCAGGGGCTGGAGAGACTAGTGTGAACCTTTACCTCCATGGAGGGCTTGTGAGGATGGATAGAGCCGTGGACACGAGGCAGAAGGAGAGGCTGGGATCCCTAAAGATGGAGGGATTGGGCAGGGTTGGACCAGCCCAGTTCCCATGGGATACAATAGATCTCTCCGATACGGGTGTCCTCGGCGCGGCGGGTGAAGTAATAGCCTCGACAAAGGCCTCTGAGGAGGAGGGGAGGAGGCTCATGGAGCCATACATAGAGGAGATCTGCAGATTCATCGAGGAGCTTAGGGCGGCGAAGGTGGAGGAACTCATAAGTAAACCATAGAGAGTTGAAGGCGTTAAATACCAAATCCGTCCAAAACTCATCTAGGCATATTTCCCTTTCAAGGATTAACTCTAACCCTTTGATACAGAGCCTAAGATAACAAAGGCCCCTGATATCTAGAAGGGAAGGGGGTGGAGGCTTTGAAGAACCCTCTAGGAGGGGGAGATCAACCCTCGCCTTAAGACTGACTTATGAGGTGAAAAGATCGAACTTTTTTGAGAGGGTGATTCCATTCTTCTGTTGAAGTTCTATTATGCTATAGTCGTTTTTTGATAGAAGCTCTTTGAGAAAGCCTGTTTAGGGTATGGTGCCAGAATATTGATTGATGCGTCTGGGAAATTTGTGAGTTCCTTAAATATATCTTATTAAGATATATTTATAAAGACCTGCTTGCTGAAGAATATCGGTAAGGGAGTGAAAGTTAAATGGCTAAAGACCCGGTCTGTGGAATGAACGTCGACGAGAGAACGGCCAAATATAAGTCAGAATATAAGGGCAAGTTCTACTACTTCTGCTGTGGACGTTGCAAGGAAACCTTCGACAAAAACCCAGCCAAATATGCAAGCGGACATATGTAGCACTAGAGAGCCAAAAACTAAAAATATCTCTCATTTTTTGTTATAACATAGAGTGATTTAGATCCCCCACTCTTTAGACTCCTATGATATGATCTCATAGATTGGGAGAAAAGTTGAGTATACTCTCACCTAGAAGGATGAGCTCTCCATGGTGGTATTCCCTACTTTTGATTGCCAAAGTCTTCGCGACTTGGATATATGCCACATCCTCCATGATACCCTTATGACCCTCTACCCAGAGCTTAGCAGCTAATGCAAATGCGGTTGGATCGGGCTCTAGCTTGATTATCCGATTGTTTTAGCAGGTTGGTCAGAGTAATCTCAACAATCTACATACCTTCCCCGAAGTTTTATAGATGGCTAGAAGTTGACTTGCTTCCCCCGAGTTTTGGGGGAGTGTCGTCTTTAAATAATGTTATCATCTTTTGAAATATGTGTGGCTTGTAGGATGAAGTTGGTTGATATTGAAGAACTCATCTCGGACTTCGCAAGGTTCTACATACTCGTCATCCTATATGAGGGCCCAGCTCACGGCTACAGCATCCTGAGGAAGTTCAGAGCAAGGGTTGGCAGGCCAATAAGCCCGGGCGTCGTCTACCCGTTCCTCCAGAGGCTGCAAGAGAGGGGCCTTCTAACATATACGGTGCGTCCCGTGGGGAAGAAGGAGAGGAAGCTATACTCCCTCACAGAGGAGGGTGTAAGCTTCTGCAATCAGCTGTTCAGAAGGTTTTCAAGCCTTGTATCAACAGCCATTGAGCCAAGCCTGGAGACCTGCGCCAACTGCGGATGCAAGATATATGAAGGGGGGTACACTGAGGTGATAAACGGCGTTGAGAAGGCCTTCTGCTGCGTCCACTGCGCTGAAGCCTATAAGAGGATGTTGAAACATCAGGGCCACTTGGAGATTTGAGTGACCCTAATCATATCCTGGGCTTACAAATAGGGCCAGCACGACCTCCTATGGGGGAGCAGCAAAATTCGGGGCTCTTCTCCTCATTGCCTAGCCTATGAGATTCCTCGATGATGGAGATTATCCCAGCTAAGTGAAGGGATATTGCTCTTTATGGGGGATATCCTCAACGATTTGAATGATGTACTTAACGGTAAGAATTAAGCTTTGAACATCATGATCCTTCTGGTTGGAGGCTTTATGCATAGTTGAAATAATGTCGTTGATTCTGATGTAGAAATAATTTTGGACATTATCTTGGTTTGCGGGGCTAAATTTGTTTAAAAATGAAATTGTGAGTGTTTTAAATTAATTAGTTTAAGTGAAAGTTAGCCCTAAAATCATTTAGTGTTGAGTGTTTATGGTTTTATATTCATTTTGGCATAATGGGCATCTGGATGTATATTAATAGGATGGCTATGGCAAGGGTTGGTATCGAGACTATGGCACCCTTCTTCATCCATTCGAGGAATGTTATGTGAGATCTTCTTTCTCTCTCTAGCATCCCCGCCGCCACTATGTTGGCTGTACTCCCTATGAGCGTGAGGTTCCCGAAGAAGGTACCAGCGAAGAGTATGGACCACCAGAGGGGGAAGGTGTAAACTCCCTTTACGCCCAGGCTTTGAATTATAGGAGCGAACATAGCCACCGCGAGGACATTATCCAGGAAGGCGCTTAGGACAGCAGCCATCGGGGTGAAGGAGAGGAGTATCCCTGTCTCGCTCCCTCCCGAGGAGTATAGGAGACCTTCTGCAAGACGCTCGGTTACCC encodes:
- a CDS encoding DNA double-strand break repair nuclease NurA, giving the protein MGFIAERLRGQTSILTDLLTRRIRELAGREGLTSFIKCGCEGRSKLAYLEPGEYTAVGIDGSMDYDELLEMLLFYVCASGFKCGFTVGEDISFHLKGVERDRHLATSASVPLWAEDLFHVAGAPASSDEDPERAAERIPFALMTMAELTTALRAVEDEKVRLLLLDRPLSGTYGPLSRDLGLLLRRGESPLFGVETPYGPLTLLDLRIASVLGSGGGWVPKRRRYLPYAAIQRLLGSDGLRARQLFEELGIGEELGGDLIVRLERMHREHGRALLVEDGLRGEDPYLELQRHVRDYWLRVRGVAWMIVERIFYKSSGHPLMMDEGETWLTVVDLNSINAMLIQMLREEALKRGVTIVGIAKDTSSSDFIRAAMPYAKARGLIPGGERLPSFKHDRAFLTILSSVNPDAFRAPWRTLTYDACFTTLVEDREGGTLKAARKVVSMERQFVRGYFQLREFKGDSAVRSPTFLYDRFYNPEMDDRYTVELEVLDRGKPARIYPYWEGEMENPLDNTILLLLSKCDNPEVLEAMGHNQLLYLADKAVKAEVKLMKGLLRGVADLELGALARRQKIFTIARRFRDIRRETEGARERRAVEVEER
- a CDS encoding ECF transporter S component, producing the protein MSVEKRIFRGLAYIGLASALLMLSGAILQGGTILTFLEVGSPLSSISLPDPDRVKVALYLTLSSMCSAAMIWAGAEAFRGYTRRGGLISSLGVLLALSVLSLPFIFGYPFSPIGLAIEVLAVVIIASFSLMSFRVKGLEVKGGPFITPLEAAFTALFSALTAVLTGTTGIMLPSPTGGYTHIGDTAIYISALLFGVKVGGLVGIIGPVVADLFVGYPRWFVTVLAHGLQGFIAGLGRKRSIILQAAILAAAGFVMSTVYFFVNIFIKGYPVAIISYFRDLFGQSLVSIILGLILSRGVERALPALRKR
- a CDS encoding PadR family transcriptional regulator; this encodes MKLVDIEELISDFARFYILVILYEGPAHGYSILRKFRARVGRPISPGVVYPFLQRLQERGLLTYTVRPVGKKERKLYSLTEEGVSFCNQLFRRFSSLVSTAIEPSLETCANCGCKIYEGGYTEVINGVEKAFCCVHCAEAYKRMLKHQGHLEI
- a CDS encoding creatininase family protein; amino-acid sequence: MILMVQLAEISWTDAEELFKRNDVALIPVGSTEQHGPHNPLGTDHLVAGALSKVVGERTGVVVLPTIPVGVSEHHRHFPGTLWVPPSAFREYVKAVALSAASHGARKIVFINGHGGNTASLIEVAGELRRTYKVFSAVIMAFPPGMTGHAGAGETSVNLYLHGGLVRMDRAVDTRQKERLGSLKMEGLGRVGPAQFPWDTIDLSDTGVLGAAGEVIASTKASEEEGRRLMEPYIEEICRFIEELRAAKVEELISKP
- a CDS encoding YHS domain-containing protein, with translation MAKDPVCGMNVDERTAKYKSEYKGKFYYFCCGRCKETFDKNPAKYASGHM